In the genome of Hydractinia symbiolongicarpus strain clone_291-10 chromosome 5, HSymV2.1, whole genome shotgun sequence, one region contains:
- the LOC130646099 gene encoding uncharacterized protein LOC130646099: protein MNFRLYTLSSQMLFWLCLTSSGASIVAQSNVPKKVVRQGDVYLIGIFSVCSQYGVSKFNLTAFAGHLGLVNIIASEKFGYVSYDVCNDTSLLLQILMSLAFDQYYVYNSDVPPITFERCSCAKSSAAVLGVIGVMSDDMAKLAANIMMPLNISFFSYNKFNIIPDVENSHPNYIPFKGIVEMSLHIKNVMSYFKWKRLVLLCDHCNVMQDLFLTEVWSALTDITDTCISYYKVDKSINGSNIDDFVNILTNDKINIVFGGMDNPKGFRVGDELFKALIKRNITNKVWFLELGNYPYNLNYIDRRILHGLFVMWNRLSLSKTPNVMDVLNPIITENQQIDDLYITTYLNNYKHNKNLGELRDVTSIHNAVYNYVSHVAFQFIHVFSTYTWWTKQKIIENIKLRIRYTIRFYNQNTTGVPYHRYSYDDSQKIMFNSWHIPKEFSWPNNQKNAPISVCSKQECPPSFENRKEHFLSHETLWQKEYSWVCRKCKPGHFKSKIGNQSCIKCNEHLIANDQQTACIDPYQNEHLSIFDIPVLISEVVSLTGLLWQVFVITVFVKFRKTPCVKSSNFVMSITQLITFAVFFPFYSYVTIEKPSFLICTVKPCVIGIILTFGISITLSKTQKLLFAFQAKTKLTRSALILTKATEVLILSLLLLIDCAIIAASYLQIKVEVREHPDNNVMKRYFYCSTDNNVLIHAVFLLCLSITCNVQGFRARKLPQNFNETKFILYGTFVFSLVMVMLFPLYYSQQNPLTKAVLNLILPSIGILLLSIILYGNKVFIILLHPEKNTAKSFRKGVLENMRKRVEKETRRREKKILRESTSNQRTSSVKSQSCFEKDEESISRKIKENS, encoded by the coding sequence ATGAATTTTAGGTTGTATACACTATCTTCTCAAATGTTGTTCTGGCTGTGTTTAACTAGTAGTGGAGCAAGTATTGTCGCACAATCTAATGTTCCAAAAAAAGTCGTGAGACAAGGGGATGTTTACTTAATTGGAATATTTTCTGTGTGTTCACAGTACGGAGTTAGCAAGTTTAACCTTACAGCTTTTGCAGGACATCTCGGTTTGGTAAATATAATAGCGTCAGAGAAATTTGGCTACGTTTCTTATGACGTTTGTAACGACACAAGCTTGCTTTTACAGATTCTCATGTCACTGGCTTTTGATCAGTACTATGTGTATAACTCAGATGTTCCACCAATTACGTTTGAAAGATGTTCTTGTGCAAAATCATCAGCTGCCGTACTAGGAGTGATTGGTGTGATGTCAGATGACATGGCAAAGTTAGCAGCAAATATTATGATGCCCTTAAACATCTCCTTCTTTTCTTATAACAAATTTAATATAATTCCAGATGTAGAAAACTCGCACCCGAATTACATTCCGTTTAAAGGTATCGTTGAGATGTCTTTGCATATAAAAAATGTCATGTCTTATTTCAAATGGAAGCGGTTGGTGTTATTATGCGACCATTGCAACGTAATGCAAGATCTTTTTTTAACTGAAGTATGGAGTGCTCTAACTGACATTACAGATACTTGTATTTCATATTACAAAGTCGATAAAAGCATCAACGGTTCAAATATCGAcgactttgtaaacattcttaCAAATGATAAAATTAACATTGTGTTTGGTGGTATGGACAATCCAAAAGGATTCAGAGTTGGTGATGAACTATTTAAAGCCTTAATAAAACGTAATATCACAAACAAGGTATGGTTTTTGGAATTAGGTAACTACCCTTATAATCTCAATTACATTGATCGCAGAATATTGCACGGCTTGTTTGTTATGTGGAATCGATTATCCTTGAGCAAAACTCCTAACGTAATGGACGTATTAAATCCTATTATTACAGAAAATCAACAGATAGATGATCTATATATTACAACGTATCTTAACAATTACAAACACAATAAAAACTTGGGTGAGCTAAGGGATGTCACATCCATACACAATGCAGTTTACAATTACGTCAGTCATGTAGCTTTTCAATTTATCCACGTATTTTCTACATACACTTGGTGGACTAAACagaaaataatagaaaatattAAATTACGAATAAGATATACTATCAGATTTTATAATCAAAACACAACAGGTGTCCCATATCACCGGTATTCTTATGATGATAGCCAAAAAATAATGTTCAACAGCTGGCACATACCAAAGGAGTTTTCCTGGCCCAACAATCAAAAAAATGCTCCTATTTCTGTATGTTCAAAACAGGAATGTCCACCTTCATTTGAAAATAGAAAAGAACACTTTTTGTCACATGAGACATTATGGCAGAAAGAATACAGTTGGGTCTGCAGAAAATGCAAACCCGGgcattttaaaagcaaaatcgGTAACCAGTCTTGTATAAAATGCAATGAACATTTAATTGCAAATGATCAGCAAACAGCTTGTATCGATCCATACCAAAATGAACATCTAAGCATTTTCGATATACCAGTACTTATTTCCGAAGTAGTGTCCTTAACAGGGCTTCTGTGGCAAGTATTTGTCATCACAGTTTTTGTTAAGTTTCGCAAGACGCCCTGCGTAAAATCTTCAAACTTTGTCATGTCTATAACACAATTGATTACGTTTGCagtattttttcctttttacagCTACGTAACAATAGAAAAACCTTCCTTTCTAATATGCACAGTGAAGCCGTGTGTTATTGGAATAATCTTGACGTTTGGGATATCTATCACACTTTCAAAAACACAAAAGCTTCTTTTTGCCTTTCaagcaaaaacaaaattgaCCAGGTCTGCATTAATTCTGACAAAGGCAACAGAAGTGTTGATACTTAGCCTATTGTTGCTAATTGATTGTGCAATTATTGCTGCTTCATACCTGCAGATCAAAGTGGAAGTTCGAGAGCATCCCGACAATAATGTAATGAAAAGGTACTTCTATTGCAGTACCGACAACAATGTTTTGATCCACGCAGTTTTCTTGTTATGCTTATCCATCACATGCAACGTACAAGGATTTCGCGCGAGAAAATTACCACAAAATTTCAACGAAACAAAGTTTATTCTATATGGCACATTCGTTTTCAGTTTGGTAATGGTGATGTTATTTCCGTTATATTATAGTCAACAAAACCCATTAACAAAAGCCGTTTTAAACCTAATCTTACCTTCCATTGGGATTCTGCTTCTGTCGATCATTTTATACGGTAACAAGGTGTTCATAATTTTGCTTCATCCGGAAAAAAATACAGCAAAGTCCTTTCGAAAGGGGGTTCTTGAAAATATGAGAAAAagagttgaaaaagaaacaagacgaagggaaaaaaaaatcttgagaGAAAGCACGTCCAATCAAAGAACATCATCGGTTAAATCTCAAAGCTGTTTTGAGAAAGATGAAGAATCGATATCAagaaagataaaagaaaatagCTAA